The following coding sequences are from one Primulina eburnea isolate SZY01 chromosome 15, ASM2296580v1, whole genome shotgun sequence window:
- the LOC140815052 gene encoding aspartic proteinase NANA, chloroplast-like produces MVMFWQKRDSCLLIILFFVATNSGVELVKGHEVSFGTKLELIHRDDLLRNLRNGVHSVSTFKRIKQMLHHDTIRFGAISSRQRLKHAGFSSTRRQVQEKTGYYQACINDSSSSAGEMPMNSGADYGTGQYFVHLKVGTPAQKITLIADTGSELTWTKCMYRCEGAQCGTNLRNRRVFRADDSSTFKTVPCSSSMCKIELANLFSLAQCPSPLDPCAYDYRYLDGSSTVGVFANETITFNLTNGKKTSLENVLVGCSGSSRGPSFDAADGIIGLGYSNHSFVVKAAKRFGGKFSYCLVDHLSPNNVSSYLIFGSYHETDMSPIKLRYTELVLGVIPPFYAVNIKGISIGGILLDIPIEVWNVNGVGGVIVDSGSSLTMLTQPAYQPVMDALKPSLSGFRTLTLDFGPLEYCFNSTGFKESLVPRLVFHFADGAMFEPPVKSYVIDAATGVKCLGFVNATWPGTSVIGNIMQQNNFWEFDIAKGRLGFASSSCSS; encoded by the exons ATGGTGATGTTTTGGCAGAAAAGAGACTCTTGCTTGTTAATCATCCTGTTCTTTGTAGCAACTAACTCGGGAGTAGAGCTCGTGAAAGGTCATGAAGTTTCATTTGGAACTAAGCTGGAGTTGATTCACAGGGATGATCTGCTAAGAAATCTGCGAAATGGAGTCCATTCCGTTTCGACGTTTAAGCGAATAAAGCAAATGCTCCACCATGATACAATTCGTTTTGGGGCGATATCGAGTAGACAGAGGCTAAAGCATGCCGGTTTCAGTTCGACCAGACGACAAGTCCAGGAGAAAACCGGTTATTATCAAGCCTGCATAAACGACAGCAGCAGCAGTGCTGGTGAAATGCCGATGAATTCCGGAGCGGATTATGGTACAGGACAGTATTTTGTGCACCTCAAAGTTGGAACCCCCGCACAAAAAATTACCCTTATTGCTGACACCGGAAGTGAGTTGACTTGGACGAAGTGCATGTATAGGTGTGAAGGTGCACAATGCGGGACAAATTTGAGGAACCGGCGGGTTTTTCGTGCTGATGATTCGTCCACATTCAAGACTGTGCCTTGTTCTTCGAGCATGTGCAAGATTGAGCTTGCAAATCTGTTCTCCCTTGCTCAGTGCCCTTCTCCGTTGGATCCGTGTGCCTATGATTACAG GTACTTGGATGGATCATCTACAGTAGGAGTCTTTGCAAATGAGACTATAACATTCAACCTAACAAACGGCAAGAAAACAAGCCTGGAAAATGTGCTGGTTGGGTGCAGCGGATCTTCCCGTGGCCCAAGCTTTGACGCTGCAGATGGGATCATAGGGCTAGGCTACAGCAACCATTCATTTGTAGTTAAAGCAGCTAAAAGATTTGGTGGCAAGTTCTCATATTGTCTAGTTGATCACTTAAGCCCCAATAACGTATCAAGCTACCTAATCTTTGGCTCCTACCACGAAACGGACATGTCCCCTATAAAACTTCGATACACAGAGCTAGTTTTAGGAGTGATCCCTCCATTTTATGCTGTAAATATTAAAGGAATCTCaataggaggcatactgttggATATCCCTATTGAAGTGTGGAATGTGAATGGCGTAGGAGGGGTGATAGTCGACTCTGGTTCGAGCCTAACGATGTTGACTCAACCGGCATATCAGCCTGTAATGGATGCTCTGAAGCCCTCACTTTCGGGTTTTAGGACCTTGACTCTGGACTTTGGACCACTGGAATACTGCTTCAATTCGACGGGTTTCAAAGAATCTTTGGTGCCAAGACTGGTGTTCCATTTCGCAGATGGAGCAATGTTTGAGCCACCAGTGAAGAGTTATGTGATTGATGCCGCTACTGGTGTTAAATGCCTCGGATTTGTGAATGCTACTTGGCCTGGTACCTCTGTGATTGGCAACATAATGCAACAGAACAATTTCTGGGAATTTGATATTGCCAAAGGTAGATTGGGTTTTGCTAGCTCATCTTGCTCTTCCTGA